The proteins below are encoded in one region of Chroicocephalus ridibundus chromosome 9, bChrRid1.1, whole genome shotgun sequence:
- the PRRG3 gene encoding transmembrane gamma-carboxyglutamic acid protein 3, which produces MAMFLGARNAHSVLKRFPRANGFLEEIRQGTIERECIEEVCSYEEVKEVFENKEKTMEFWKGYTNSVYSVKDPGHSTERSDAMYVVVPLLGVALLIVIALFIIWRCQLQKATRHRPSYAQNRYLASRTGRSLPRVMVYRERSQSQGETQYQREASNRVAGDGRAGGNPQQDGTLCPPEHSVSVLSRLSSATPPPSYEEVTGHPESSSSGEETSVSYNDPPPKYEEIVAAAPAAGK; this is translated from the exons ATGGCAA TGTTTTTGGGGGCCAGGAATGCCCACTCGGTCCTGAAGCGCTTTCCCCGAGCCAACGGTTTCCTGGAGGAGATCCGGCAGGGCACCATCGAGCGGGAGTGCATTGAGGAGGTCTGCAGCTATGAGGAGGTCAAGGAAGTTTTCGAGAACAAGGAGAAGACG ATGGAGTTTTGGAAGGGCTACACCAACTCTGTCTACTCTGTCAAGGACCCCGGGCACAGCACGGAGCGCTCAGACGCTATGTACGTGGTGGTGCCCCTCTTGGGAGTGGCTCTTCTGATAGTCATCGCCCTCTTCATCATCTGGAGGTGCCAGCTTCAAAAGGCCACCCGCCACCGTCCTTCCTATGCCCAGAACCGTTACCTGGCCAGCCGAACGGGACGCAGCCTGCCCAGGGTCATGGTATACCGGGAGCGGTCGCAAAGCCAAGGGGAAACCCAGTATCAACGAGAAGCAAGCAACCGGGTGGCTGGAGACGGCAGAGCTGGGGGCAACCCCCAGCAAGACGGCACCCTCTGCCCGCCGGAGCATTCGGTCTCCGTCCTCTCCAGACTGTCCAGTGCCACCCCTCCGCCTTCCTACGAGGAGGTGACGGGCCACccggagagcagcagcagcggcgaaGAGACCAGCGTCTCCTACAACGACCCGCCGCCCAAGTACGAAGAGATCGTGGCCGCTGCCCCTGCCGCGGGCAAATAg
- the CLDN2 gene encoding claudin-2 encodes MVSMGLQLLGYAVAFLGYIGTLTATLLPTWKTSSYIGSSIVTAVSFTKGLWMECATYSTGITQCDIYSSLLNLPADIQAAQALMVSSCAVSSLACLLTVVGMRCTVFSQGSPGKDRVAVAGGVVFILGGLLCFIPLVWNIHVVLRDFHNPVLPDSIKFELGEALYLGIISSLLSLIGGFILCTSCPSRDTTATYTSTYQPRLLAGKSPRPSVSQAQKTKSELNSYNLTGYV; translated from the coding sequence ATGGTGTCCATGGGACTCCAGCTGCTGGGCTATGCCGTGGCCTTCCTGGGCTACATTGGCACGCTGACGGCCACGCTGCTGCCCACCTGGAAGACCAGCTCCTACATCGGGTCCAGCATTGTGACGGCCGTGAGCTTCACCAAGGGGCTGTGGATGGAGTGTGCTACCTACAGCACGGGCATCACCCAGTGCGACATCTACAGCTCCCTGCTCAACCTGCCCGCCGACATCCAGGCAGCCCAAGCCCTGATGGTGAGCTCCTGCGCCGTCTCCTCCCTCGCCTGCCTCCTCACCGTCGTGGGCATGAGGTGCACCGTCTTCAGCCAGGGCTCGCCAGGCAAGGACCGGGTGGCGGTGGCGGGCGGCGTGGTCTTCATCCTCGGGGGGCTGCTCTGCTTCATCCCGCTGGTGTGGAACATCCACGTGGTGCTGCGGGATTTCCACAATCCCGTCCTCCCCGACAGCATAAAGTTTGAGCTCGGGGAGGCACTTTACCTGGGCAtcatctcctccctcctctccctcatcGGTGGCTTCATCCTCTGCACCTCCTGCCCTTCCCGGGACACAACGGCCACGTACACAAGCACCTACCAGCCCCGGCTGCTGGCAGGCAAGAGCCCCCGGCCCTCCGTTAGCCAGGCACAGAAGACCAAGAGCGAGCTCAACTCCTACAACCTGACAGGATACGTGTAG